In Scatophagus argus isolate fScaArg1 chromosome 14, fScaArg1.pri, whole genome shotgun sequence, the following proteins share a genomic window:
- the rab24 gene encoding ras-related protein Rab-24 isoform X2, translated as MFIMKTTRGLSLQCISGQFEFAVLCSGLDVSCDSSLWPCRLTPASCSLCCRLCCPFPVTMSAMRVDAKVVMLGKESVGKTSLVERYVHHRFLVGPYQNTIGAAFVAKPIQLGDKVITLGIWDTAGSERYEAMSRIYYRGARAAIVCYDLTDSSSFQRARFWVKELQSCEEHCRIYLCGTKNDLVAGDRSLRQIDYHDAQDFAEEIGAQHFETSSKTGNNVDELFHKVAEDYNSSAFEYMTEETGVDLGQKKDSYFYSCCHNN; from the exons ATGTTTATTATGAAGACTACGAGGGGTTTGTCTTTGCAGTGCATCAGTGGTCAGTTTGagtttgctgtgttgtgttcagggcTCGATGTGAGCTGTGACTCGTCTCTCTGGCCCTGCAGATTAACTCCCGCCTCCTGTTCGCTGTGCTGCCGTCTCTGCTGTCCATTCCCAGTTACTATGAGTGCAATGCGCGTGGATGCCAAAGTGGTGATGCTGGGAAAGGAGAGTGTGGGGAAGACCAGCCTGGTGGAGAGATACGTTCATCACCGCTTCCTGGTGGGCCCCTATCAGAAC ACTATCGGTGCTGCTTTTGTTGCCAAACCAATCCAGCTGGGAGACAAAGTGATCACCCTGGGAATATGG GACACAGCTGGATCAGAGCGCTACGAGGCCATGAGCCGAATCTACTACCGAGGAGCCCGGGCAGCCATCGTCTGCTACG atCTGAcggacagcagcagcttccagcgAGCTCGCTTCTGggtgaaggagctgcagagctgcGAGGAG CACTGCAGGATCTACCTGTGTGGCACTAAGAACGACCTGGTCGCAGGGGATCGCAGCCTGCGCCAAATCGACTACCACGACGCTCAGGACTTTGCTGAAG AAATCGGCGCGCAGCACTTTGAGACCTCcagtaaaacaggaaataatgtGG ATGAGCTGTTCCACAAAGTGGCTGAGGACTACAACAGCAGCGCCTTCGAGTATATGACAG AGGAAACGGGTGTCGACTTGGGCCAGAAGAAAGACTCATATTTCTACTCCTGTTGCCATAACAACTGA
- the rab24 gene encoding ras-related protein Rab-24 isoform X1 produces MFIMKTTRGLSLQCISGQFEFAVLCSGLDVSCDSSLWPCRLTPASCSLCCRLCCPFPVTMSAMRVDAKVVMLGKESVGKTSLVERYVHHRFLVGPYQNTIGAAFVAKPIQLGDKVITLGIWDTAGSERYEAMSRIYYRGARAAIVCYDLTDSSSFQRARFWVKELQSCEEHCRIYLCGTKNDLVAGDRSLRQIDYHDAQDFAEEIGAQHFETSSKTGNNVDELFHKVAEDYNSSAFEYMTAEETGVDLGQKKDSYFYSCCHNN; encoded by the exons ATGTTTATTATGAAGACTACGAGGGGTTTGTCTTTGCAGTGCATCAGTGGTCAGTTTGagtttgctgtgttgtgttcagggcTCGATGTGAGCTGTGACTCGTCTCTCTGGCCCTGCAGATTAACTCCCGCCTCCTGTTCGCTGTGCTGCCGTCTCTGCTGTCCATTCCCAGTTACTATGAGTGCAATGCGCGTGGATGCCAAAGTGGTGATGCTGGGAAAGGAGAGTGTGGGGAAGACCAGCCTGGTGGAGAGATACGTTCATCACCGCTTCCTGGTGGGCCCCTATCAGAAC ACTATCGGTGCTGCTTTTGTTGCCAAACCAATCCAGCTGGGAGACAAAGTGATCACCCTGGGAATATGG GACACAGCTGGATCAGAGCGCTACGAGGCCATGAGCCGAATCTACTACCGAGGAGCCCGGGCAGCCATCGTCTGCTACG atCTGAcggacagcagcagcttccagcgAGCTCGCTTCTGggtgaaggagctgcagagctgcGAGGAG CACTGCAGGATCTACCTGTGTGGCACTAAGAACGACCTGGTCGCAGGGGATCGCAGCCTGCGCCAAATCGACTACCACGACGCTCAGGACTTTGCTGAAG AAATCGGCGCGCAGCACTTTGAGACCTCcagtaaaacaggaaataatgtGG ATGAGCTGTTCCACAAAGTGGCTGAGGACTACAACAGCAGCGCCTTCGAGTATATGACAG CAGAGGAAACGGGTGTCGACTTGGGCCAGAAGAAAGACTCATATTTCTACTCCTGTTGCCATAACAACTGA
- the rab24 gene encoding ras-related protein Rab-24 isoform X3 has product MSAMRVDAKVVMLGKESVGKTSLVERYVHHRFLVGPYQNTIGAAFVAKPIQLGDKVITLGIWDTAGSERYEAMSRIYYRGARAAIVCYDLTDSSSFQRARFWVKELQSCEEHCRIYLCGTKNDLVAGDRSLRQIDYHDAQDFAEEIGAQHFETSSKTGNNVDELFHKVAEDYNSSAFEYMTAEETGVDLGQKKDSYFYSCCHNN; this is encoded by the exons ATGAGTGCAATGCGCGTGGATGCCAAAGTGGTGATGCTGGGAAAGGAGAGTGTGGGGAAGACCAGCCTGGTGGAGAGATACGTTCATCACCGCTTCCTGGTGGGCCCCTATCAGAAC ACTATCGGTGCTGCTTTTGTTGCCAAACCAATCCAGCTGGGAGACAAAGTGATCACCCTGGGAATATGG GACACAGCTGGATCAGAGCGCTACGAGGCCATGAGCCGAATCTACTACCGAGGAGCCCGGGCAGCCATCGTCTGCTACG atCTGAcggacagcagcagcttccagcgAGCTCGCTTCTGggtgaaggagctgcagagctgcGAGGAG CACTGCAGGATCTACCTGTGTGGCACTAAGAACGACCTGGTCGCAGGGGATCGCAGCCTGCGCCAAATCGACTACCACGACGCTCAGGACTTTGCTGAAG AAATCGGCGCGCAGCACTTTGAGACCTCcagtaaaacaggaaataatgtGG ATGAGCTGTTCCACAAAGTGGCTGAGGACTACAACAGCAGCGCCTTCGAGTATATGACAG CAGAGGAAACGGGTGTCGACTTGGGCCAGAAGAAAGACTCATATTTCTACTCCTGTTGCCATAACAACTGA